One Engystomops pustulosus chromosome 7, aEngPut4.maternal, whole genome shotgun sequence DNA window includes the following coding sequences:
- the SCG5 gene encoding neuroendocrine protein 7B2: MFVKMETNVFNSLVYPMLGIFLCLMNPAYGHSVRSPDRVSEADIQRLLHGVMEELGIARPRVEYPAHQAVNIVGPQNIEGGAHEGLQHLGPYGNIPNIVAELTGDNIPKDFREDQGYPNPPNPCPVGKTGEGCLADTPDTAQFSKEYQLHQNLYDPEHNYPGVNKWNKKLLYEKMKGTSQRKKRMVNPYLQGQRLDNVVAKKSVPHFSGEEEE, encoded by the exons GTTAAGATGGAGACCAATGTGTTCAACTCCTTGGTCTATCCCATGCTGGGGATCTTTCTCTGTCTGATGAATCCAGCTTATGGTCACAGTGTACGAAGTCCAGATCGTGTGTCCGAGGCAGATATCCAGAGGCTTCTTCATGGGGTGATGGAAGAGTTGGGTATCGCAAGACCAAGAGTGGAATACCCTGCACATCAGGCTGTGAACATTGTTGGGCCACAGAATATCGAAG GTGGCGCCCATGAAGGATTACAGCACCTGGGACCATATGGTAACATACCAAATATTGTAGCAGAACTAACAGGGGACAACATTCCTAAAGACTTTCGGGAAGATCAAGGATATCCAAACCCTCCGAACCCGTGTCCTGTTGGAAAAACAG GTGAAGGTTGCTTGGCAGATACACCTGACACAGCTCAGTTTAGCAAAGAGTACCAGCTTCACCAAAATCTCTATGACCCAGAACACAACTATCCAGGAGTGAACAAGTGG AATAAAAAACTACTTTACGAGAAGATGAAAGGCACTTCCCAGAGGAAAAAGAGG ATGGTGAATCCATACCTACAGGGACAGAGGCTTGACAACGTCGTAGCCAAGAAGTCTGTTCCGCATTTCTCTGGTGAAGAGGAAGAATAA